One part of the Gemmatimonas sp. genome encodes these proteins:
- a CDS encoding ABC transporter permease: MRLVWRRLMQSVPLLLMISALVFFLMRAVPGGPLAAYLENPNVRPEDLERLRVAMGLDAPLGVQYLRWLAAFVRGDWGYSYADGRPVLDRVLERMPATLELVLSSTVLALCLALPAGMLAATRVRADRFTRLLTTAGVSLPVFWLGLVLQLLLSIHLGWLPSSGRQSFGNSSVADRVAHLVLPALVLAAVQGAAWTRYLRRALRDTLALPFLRAARLRGLSESRVLWRHALPNAVGPFVTVVLLDAAMLASGAVVTESVFAWPGVGSLFTEALVKRDYPVLMAFLMLAATAVVVLNLLADLLVQRLDPRTGARSWERT; this comes from the coding sequence ATGCGCCTCGTGTGGCGGCGCCTGATGCAGAGCGTGCCGTTGCTGCTGATGATTTCGGCGCTCGTGTTCTTTCTCATGCGGGCAGTGCCCGGTGGCCCGCTCGCGGCCTACCTCGAAAACCCGAACGTCCGCCCCGAGGACCTCGAGCGTCTGCGCGTGGCCATGGGGCTCGACGCGCCGCTGGGTGTGCAGTATCTGCGCTGGCTCGCCGCCTTCGTGCGCGGCGACTGGGGGTACAGCTACGCCGACGGCCGCCCCGTGCTGGATCGTGTCCTCGAGCGCATGCCGGCGACCCTGGAACTGGTGCTGAGCTCCACGGTGCTGGCGCTGTGCCTGGCGCTCCCCGCAGGCATGCTGGCCGCCACGCGCGTGCGCGCCGACCGGTTTACCCGCCTGCTCACCACCGCCGGCGTCTCGCTGCCGGTTTTCTGGTTGGGGCTGGTGCTGCAGCTGCTGCTGTCCATCCACCTGGGGTGGTTGCCCTCGTCGGGGCGACAGTCGTTCGGCAACAGCAGCGTGGCAGACCGTGTGGCACACCTGGTCCTGCCGGCGCTGGTGCTGGCCGCCGTGCAGGGCGCGGCGTGGACGCGGTATCTGCGCCGCGCATTGCGCGACACGCTGGCCCTGCCCTTCCTGCGCGCGGCCCGACTGCGCGGCCTGTCGGAGTCCCGTGTCCTATGGCGCCATGCGCTGCCGAATGCAGTCGGCCCCTTCGTGACCGTGGTGCTCCTCGATGCAGCCATGCTCGCGTCGGGGGCCGTGGTCACGGAAAGCGTCTTCGCCTGGCCCGGCGTGGGCAGCCTCTTCACCGAGGCGCTCGTGAAGCGTGACTACCCCGTGCTCATGGCCTTCCTCATGCTGGCCGCGACCGCCGTGGTGGTGCTCAACCTGCTCGCCGATCTGCTCGTGCAGCGCCTCGACCCACGTACGGGAGCGCGCTCGTGGGAGCGTACATGA
- a CDS encoding ABC transporter permease, producing MTRHTPAVWPWRWSPALLVLATLVLCAAAAPLIAPYAPDALDLANRRAAPSAAHWFGTDELGRDVLTRVLSGARVSLAIGLLSALASAGLGTVIGSAAGMMGRWADDLLMRATDAMLSIPRLPLLMLAAAIVQPTVPLLIGLVALSGWMETARVVRADVQSLVARDFVQAARAVGAAPFRVWRRHLLPAVVPTLSVATTLAIGRAILLESTLSFFGVGVQPPTASWGNMLYQAQSTMSSEPWLAIFPGLFIFITVLACNAVGDALGHTPLRSSP from the coding sequence ATGACCAGGCACACGCCGGCGGTCTGGCCGTGGCGGTGGTCGCCTGCCCTGCTCGTGCTGGCCACGCTCGTGCTGTGTGCCGCTGCCGCGCCGCTCATTGCCCCGTACGCCCCCGACGCGCTCGACCTGGCCAACCGCCGGGCCGCCCCGTCGGCAGCACACTGGTTCGGCACCGATGAACTGGGGCGCGATGTGCTCACGCGGGTCCTGAGCGGCGCGCGGGTATCGCTGGCCATTGGCCTGCTCTCGGCGCTCGCGAGCGCGGGGCTGGGGACGGTGATTGGCAGCGCGGCCGGCATGATGGGACGGTGGGCCGATGACCTGCTCATGCGCGCCACCGACGCCATGCTCTCCATTCCGCGGCTACCGTTGCTCATGCTCGCCGCGGCGATCGTGCAACCCACGGTGCCGCTGCTCATCGGGCTGGTGGCGCTCAGCGGGTGGATGGAAACGGCGCGGGTGGTGCGGGCGGATGTGCAGTCACTGGTCGCGCGCGACTTCGTGCAGGCGGCGCGAGCAGTCGGCGCCGCACCGTTTCGTGTGTGGCGCCGCCATCTGTTGCCGGCCGTCGTGCCCACGCTGTCCGTGGCCACCACGCTCGCCATCGGGCGCGCAATCCTGCTCGAGAGTACGTTGAGCTTCTTCGGCGTGGGCGTGCAGCCCCCGACCGCCAGCTGGGGCAACATGCTCTATCAGGCGCAGAGTACGATGAGCTCCGAACCCTGGCTCGCCATCTTTCCCGGGCTCTTCATCTTCATCACCGTGCTGGCGTGCAATGCCGTAGGCGATGCCCTCGGCCACACGCCACTCCGCTCCAGCCCCTGA
- a CDS encoding D-2-hydroxyacid dehydrogenase has protein sequence MTATPAPAALLLPLPFVPRRVVIGASAHADLAAMIRAARPELEVRGAPFMEITAADLAWADTYIGFRRPPAAHDMGAVQWVHSTGAGVDGWLGQGLDAGILLTRSPESFGPMIAEWAVARVFAVQQQLVSLMDAQREQRWAPRDIARVAGTRALLVGTGDIGSHIAAAFTALGITVTGVSRTGQATHPAFRAVYTVDRLADLVADADWIVLSVPDTPVSRGLVSRAVLERCRGAVLLNAGRGAVVDEAALPDALDNGWLRAAALDVFVTEPLPSTSPLWGHPRVLISPHISGLTTVAGAAEGFLACAESLGRGVWPTWVVDRARGY, from the coding sequence ATGACTGCCACGCCAGCACCCGCCGCCCTCTTGCTCCCGCTCCCGTTCGTGCCTCGGCGCGTGGTCATCGGCGCCAGTGCGCACGCCGACCTTGCGGCGATGATTCGCGCGGCGCGCCCGGAGCTTGAGGTGCGCGGTGCGCCGTTCATGGAGATCACGGCCGCCGATCTCGCCTGGGCCGACACGTACATCGGCTTTCGCCGACCACCGGCTGCCCACGACATGGGGGCGGTGCAGTGGGTCCACAGCACCGGCGCGGGGGTTGACGGCTGGTTGGGTCAGGGGCTCGATGCGGGCATCCTGCTCACGCGTTCGCCGGAATCGTTTGGGCCAATGATTGCCGAGTGGGCCGTGGCGCGCGTGTTTGCGGTGCAGCAGCAGCTGGTCTCGCTCATGGACGCACAGCGTGAGCAGCGGTGGGCGCCGCGGGACATCGCCCGTGTGGCCGGTACCCGCGCGCTGCTGGTGGGCACTGGTGACATCGGCTCGCACATCGCGGCGGCGTTCACCGCGCTGGGGATCACCGTAACCGGTGTGTCGCGCACCGGGCAGGCCACGCACCCGGCGTTCCGTGCCGTGTACACGGTGGACAGGCTGGCCGACCTCGTGGCCGACGCGGATTGGATCGTGCTGTCGGTGCCGGACACCCCGGTGTCGCGCGGGCTGGTGTCGCGTGCAGTACTCGAGCGCTGCCGTGGTGCGGTGCTGCTCAATGCCGGACGCGGCGCGGTCGTGGACGAAGCCGCGCTTCCCGACGCGCTCGACAACGGCTGGCTGCGGGCGGCGGCCCTCGACGTGTTCGTAACCGAGCCCCTGCCGTCTACATCACCGCTCTGGGGTCATCCGCGTGTGCTGATCTCGCCGCACATTTCGGGACTCACCACGGTGGCCGGCGCCGCCGAGGGGTTTCTGGCGTGCGCGGAGAGCCTCGGGCGCGGCGTGTGGCC